The Listeria monocytogenes genome window below encodes:
- the argJ gene encoding bifunctional glutamate N-acetyltransferase/amino-acid acetyltransferase ArgJ translates to MELIKGNIASPKGFYADGKHAGLKKKRKDIGWIYSEVPANAAAVYTMNQMQAAPIFVTKDSFQSSAKLQAIIVNSGNANACTGNQGMLDALTMRAQTAEKLDIPLDYVAVASTGIIGDMLPMNKINAGIELLEKQTGNATDFEEAILTTDTFQKQISFQTKIGGKTVTMSGVAKGSGMIHPNMATMLAFITTDAAIPAEVLQKLLKVKVDKTFNQITVDGDTSTNDMVVVMANGCAENPMLQEGTADFAKFADMFQAVTEHLAKSIARDGEGATKLIEVQVNGATKTEDARMIAKKIVSSSLVKTAAFGGDGNWGRIICAIGYSGGRFAPDNITIKIGEIEILNHSSQTIFNQQALDAYLEEEHIVIEVDLHIGLESGTAWGCDLSYEYVKINACYRT, encoded by the coding sequence ATGGAACTTATTAAAGGAAATATCGCCTCACCAAAGGGCTTTTATGCAGATGGAAAGCACGCTGGACTAAAGAAAAAACGAAAGGATATTGGTTGGATTTATTCAGAAGTTCCAGCAAATGCAGCCGCTGTTTATACGATGAATCAAATGCAAGCCGCACCAATTTTTGTAACGAAAGATTCTTTTCAAAGTAGTGCAAAGTTACAAGCAATTATTGTGAATAGCGGGAATGCGAATGCATGCACAGGGAATCAAGGGATGCTAGATGCACTTACGATGCGGGCTCAAACGGCAGAAAAGTTAGATATTCCACTTGATTACGTAGCCGTTGCTTCCACGGGGATTATTGGCGATATGCTACCGATGAACAAAATCAACGCGGGAATCGAGTTACTGGAAAAGCAAACCGGAAATGCGACCGATTTTGAAGAAGCCATTTTAACGACAGATACATTTCAAAAACAAATCAGTTTTCAAACAAAAATCGGTGGCAAAACAGTGACAATGTCTGGGGTGGCAAAAGGGTCAGGGATGATACATCCTAATATGGCAACAATGCTCGCTTTCATTACAACAGATGCTGCCATTCCAGCTGAAGTATTGCAAAAATTACTAAAAGTAAAAGTAGATAAAACTTTCAATCAAATAACGGTAGACGGCGATACTTCTACCAACGATATGGTAGTAGTCATGGCGAATGGCTGTGCAGAAAACCCGATGCTTCAGGAAGGGACAGCGGATTTTGCGAAATTTGCGGATATGTTTCAAGCGGTAACGGAGCATCTTGCTAAAAGCATCGCGCGAGACGGCGAGGGAGCGACAAAACTAATCGAAGTGCAAGTCAATGGCGCGACAAAAACAGAAGATGCACGAATGATTGCGAAAAAAATTGTCTCTTCTAGTCTCGTGAAAACGGCGGCTTTTGGTGGAGATGGGAACTGGGGACGTATTATTTGCGCGATTGGCTATTCAGGTGGCAGATTTGCACCAGATAATATTACGATTAAAATTGGTGAGATTGAAATTTTAAATCATAGTAGCCAAACCATTTTTAATCAACAAGCGTTAGATGCTTATTTAGAAGAAGAACATATCGTTATCGAAGTTGATCTTCATATCGGACTTGAATCAGGTACGGCTTGGGGTTGCGACTTGAGTTATGAATATGTCAAAATCAACGCTTGTTACCGGACATAA
- a CDS encoding cysteine desulfurase family protein, whose product MIYFDNSATTKPNAAVLETYTKVASNYFANPSSLHRFGAKSKELLDTSRKQIATMVGALPEEIIFTSGGTEGNNLAIKGLVYNYQNRGKHIITSSIEHPSVRMVMEELEQEGFTVTYLPVDKNGVIKMEALKDALTDETILVSIMGVNNEVGSIQPLHEIGEMLSLREHTFFHVDFVQGIGKIPLALNENAIDLLTFSGHKFHALRGSGILFKRKNVHLHSEILGGGQEMGYRSGTENLAGNVALAKALRLTLENEPRKEALIEIRDYLLTEIAQMPDMTVHTKQSVAAPHIVCFSAKGHRGEILVHALEKEDIYISTTSACSSKQKLASSTLKAMGVTDEEATGAVRVSLSYENRLSEAKIFIQKLQEIIENLNKVVK is encoded by the coding sequence ATGATTTATTTCGATAATAGTGCGACAACCAAGCCAAATGCGGCCGTACTTGAAACATATACAAAGGTAGCAAGTAATTATTTTGCTAATCCTTCTTCGCTTCACCGTTTTGGCGCTAAATCAAAAGAGCTGCTTGATACATCAAGAAAACAAATTGCTACGATGGTAGGGGCTTTGCCAGAAGAAATTATTTTCACATCCGGTGGGACAGAAGGGAATAATTTAGCGATTAAAGGGCTAGTGTATAATTACCAAAATCGTGGGAAACATATTATTACCTCTAGCATTGAGCATCCTTCTGTTCGTATGGTAATGGAAGAACTTGAGCAGGAAGGTTTTACTGTCACCTACTTACCAGTAGATAAAAACGGCGTCATCAAGATGGAAGCATTGAAAGATGCACTCACAGATGAAACGATATTAGTGTCTATTATGGGTGTGAACAATGAGGTGGGAAGCATCCAACCACTGCACGAAATTGGCGAAATGTTAAGCTTACGTGAACATACTTTCTTTCATGTGGATTTCGTTCAAGGTATCGGAAAAATACCACTTGCACTAAATGAGAATGCTATTGATTTACTCACTTTTTCAGGGCATAAATTTCATGCTCTACGTGGATCCGGAATACTTTTTAAACGAAAAAATGTGCATTTACATTCAGAAATTCTTGGCGGTGGGCAGGAAATGGGCTACCGCAGTGGAACAGAAAATTTAGCTGGGAATGTTGCGCTTGCAAAAGCATTACGACTAACGCTCGAAAATGAGCCGCGAAAAGAAGCATTAATCGAGATTCGCGATTACTTATTAACGGAAATTGCGCAAATGCCTGATATGACAGTTCATACGAAGCAAAGTGTCGCGGCTCCACATATCGTTTGTTTTTCGGCAAAAGGGCATCGTGGGGAAATTTTGGTACATGCTTTAGAAAAAGAAGATATTTACATTTCCACAACTAGTGCGTGTTCTTCTAAGCAGAAGCTAGCAAGCAGCACATTAAAAGCGATGGGCGTGACGGACGAAGAAGCAACAGGTGCTGTACGCGTTAGTTTATCGTATGAAAATCGTTTATCCGAAGCGAAAATTTTTATTCAAAAACTGCAAGAAATCATTGAAAATCTAAATAAAGTGGTGAAATAA
- the argC gene encoding N-acetyl-gamma-glutamyl-phosphate reductase yields MKVSIIGATGYGGLELIRLLHQHSSVDIATLHSFSTQAETIATFYPHLKELEASPLEKINPTEIIEKSDTVFIATPSGIAKDIAMPYVDAGLNVIDLSGDFRLRDRQLYEKWYGKSAAPIKYITKAEYGLAEFREKKETTFIANPGCYATATLLGLAPLAMNKLIDPASIIVDAKSGISGAGKVPSASTHFTETNENMTLYKMNSHQHIPEIMQQLTKWDESIPAIQFSTSLIPITRGIFTTIYVKPKNPITQKELHTLYKSTYENAPFIRIQAENVYPTVKQVTASNYCDIGLAYNEKTNVITIVSVIDNLVKGAAGQAIQNLNIMANFAESDGLRFIPVYP; encoded by the coding sequence ATGAAAGTTTCAATCATTGGCGCAACGGGGTACGGAGGGCTTGAGTTAATTCGCTTGCTTCATCAACACTCTTCGGTAGACATAGCGACGTTACATAGTTTTTCCACTCAAGCAGAAACGATAGCAACCTTTTATCCGCATTTAAAAGAGTTAGAAGCTAGCCCCTTAGAAAAAATAAATCCAACAGAAATCATCGAAAAAAGTGATACGGTTTTTATTGCGACGCCTTCTGGAATCGCCAAAGATATTGCAATGCCATATGTAGATGCGGGTTTGAATGTCATTGATCTATCTGGGGACTTTCGGTTAAGAGACAGGCAACTCTACGAAAAGTGGTACGGAAAAAGCGCGGCGCCAATCAAGTATATCACTAAGGCGGAATATGGTTTAGCAGAGTTCCGTGAAAAGAAAGAAACTACTTTCATTGCGAATCCTGGTTGTTATGCAACGGCAACCTTGCTAGGTCTCGCGCCACTTGCAATGAATAAATTAATTGATCCCGCATCCATTATTGTAGACGCTAAATCAGGTATTTCCGGCGCAGGAAAAGTACCCTCTGCAAGTACACATTTCACAGAAACCAATGAAAACATGACACTTTATAAAATGAATTCGCATCAACATATTCCAGAAATTATGCAACAATTAACTAAATGGGATGAAAGTATCCCAGCAATTCAATTTTCTACTTCATTAATTCCTATCACAAGAGGAATCTTCACAACCATCTACGTTAAACCCAAAAATCCTATCACCCAAAAAGAGTTACATACGCTTTACAAATCCACCTACGAGAATGCTCCATTTATCCGAATCCAAGCAGAAAATGTATATCCAACTGTCAAACAAGTGACAGCCTCGAATTACTGCGATATAGGTCTTGCTTATAACGAAAAAACGAATGTGATTACTATCGTTTCTGTGATTGATAATTTAGTCAAAGGGGCGGCTGGTCAGGCCATTCAAAATTTAAACATAATGGCGAATTTTGCTGAAAGTGACGGATTAAGGTTTATTCCGGTTTATCCGTGA
- the argB gene encoding acetylglutamate kinase, with protein MENTIVIKLGGVASDNLTDAFFRQITDWQAANKKIVLVHGGGHYITKMMEALAIPVETKNGLRVTNKATLEVTKMVLIGQVQPAITTAFQKRNISVIGLNAGDTGLLEADNLSDTDLGLVGKITKVKTNLIEQLLSENIITVIAPLGINSEHDWLNVNADTAACEVASALQAEALYLLTDVPGVKNGSEIIGEIATAEIEKLQKTGVIKGGMIPKLASAAFAADNGVEQVIITNSLETIGTKIKSKVAIG; from the coding sequence GTGGAGAACACGATAGTTATAAAACTCGGCGGTGTGGCAAGCGATAATTTAACAGATGCTTTTTTTCGACAAATTACTGATTGGCAAGCGGCAAATAAGAAAATCGTCCTCGTTCATGGCGGCGGTCATTATATTACAAAAATGATGGAAGCCCTCGCTATTCCAGTCGAAACGAAAAATGGTCTGCGGGTCACTAACAAAGCGACTCTCGAAGTGACAAAAATGGTTTTAATTGGTCAAGTCCAACCAGCTATTACCACTGCTTTTCAAAAACGAAATATCTCGGTCATTGGTTTGAATGCGGGCGATACAGGGTTACTGGAAGCAGATAACTTAAGTGACACTGATTTAGGCTTGGTTGGTAAAATCACGAAAGTAAAAACAAATTTAATTGAACAATTACTTAGCGAAAATATTATCACCGTGATTGCGCCGCTTGGTATAAATAGTGAACATGATTGGCTCAATGTTAATGCGGACACAGCTGCTTGTGAGGTAGCAAGCGCACTCCAGGCAGAAGCACTCTATTTACTAACAGATGTTCCAGGGGTGAAAAACGGCTCAGAAATTATTGGCGAAATAGCCACAGCAGAAATTGAAAAGCTGCAAAAGACTGGCGTAATCAAAGGCGGAATGATTCCTAAATTAGCAAGTGCTGCCTTTGCCGCTGATAATGGTGTTGAACAGGTGATTATTACAAATTCCCTTGAAACAATAGGTACAAAAATAAAAAGCAAGGTGGCGATAGGATGA
- the ezrA gene encoding septation ring formation regulator EzrA, which yields MYYMLIGFIIVVIAVIGAGYILKRKHYQRINELEEKKIKLRERPVIDELSKVKKLKLTGQTEALFESWRSSWDEIETRLFPDLEEVLLEAEMNTDRYKFRSATNAENDIEQMLVVIEKQMDQILGGLKELLISEEKNAKESRATKEKFAELRREVLTRGFKLGETLPYVEAKLNELSESLNSYDSLTDQGDHLEAREIVIVVQKEMQVIEAQMERIPSLLHETDTILPEEMNKLRAGYEEMVRKGYYLAQMELDKEISRMKNQIDKMKKNIINLDLDEAEQGVEELHNEIDLFYDTLEHEAEARHFVKENHSPTSDKLQRQNAVSDALAEQITEVKQTYHVAEDDLAVYLKTSAKLSEAKENFEQLTTLIASGEIAYSAAQDTLKEIDAALITISAEQDKFAEELRSLRKDELEARDDAERMRRAIITLDRKMERERLPGLPEEYLSLREHMGESIDTLEKRLEEKPLNMKAVSQDWRIAEEDLIHLTEKAEEMMENVRLVEHVIQYANRYRLRNKELADELVQAENHFYYDYQYKKALEIAVTALEKVETGAFKKVEKAYASKVSVDDIE from the coding sequence ATGTACTACATGTTAATCGGCTTTATTATCGTAGTTATTGCAGTCATTGGTGCAGGCTACATATTAAAAAGAAAACATTACCAAAGAATAAACGAGTTAGAAGAGAAAAAAATTAAACTCAGAGAGCGGCCGGTTATTGATGAACTTTCAAAAGTGAAAAAATTAAAACTAACAGGTCAAACAGAAGCGCTCTTTGAATCATGGCGTTCCTCATGGGATGAAATTGAAACAAGGTTATTTCCTGATTTAGAAGAAGTATTATTAGAAGCAGAGATGAACACGGACCGTTACAAATTCCGTTCTGCTACAAATGCTGAAAATGATATTGAGCAAATGCTCGTTGTAATTGAAAAGCAAATGGATCAAATTCTTGGCGGCCTCAAAGAACTGCTTATTAGTGAAGAAAAAAATGCGAAAGAAAGCCGTGCCACGAAAGAAAAATTTGCGGAGCTACGCCGGGAAGTTTTAACAAGAGGATTTAAGCTTGGAGAAACGTTACCTTATGTAGAAGCAAAACTAAATGAACTGTCAGAAAGCTTAAATAGCTATGATTCATTAACGGACCAAGGTGATCATTTAGAAGCACGCGAAATCGTTATAGTAGTTCAAAAAGAAATGCAAGTCATTGAAGCACAAATGGAACGAATTCCGTCCTTATTGCACGAAACAGATACCATTTTGCCAGAAGAAATGAATAAACTTCGTGCTGGTTATGAAGAAATGGTCCGAAAAGGTTATTATTTAGCTCAAATGGAGTTAGATAAAGAGATTTCTCGCATGAAAAATCAAATTGATAAAATGAAAAAAAATATAATTAATCTTGATTTAGATGAAGCGGAACAAGGAGTAGAAGAATTACATAATGAAATCGATTTGTTTTACGATACGCTTGAACACGAAGCAGAAGCACGTCATTTTGTGAAAGAAAATCATAGTCCAACTTCAGACAAATTACAACGCCAAAATGCCGTTTCAGATGCGCTTGCTGAGCAAATTACAGAAGTAAAACAAACGTATCATGTTGCAGAAGATGATTTGGCAGTTTATTTAAAAACGAGCGCTAAATTAAGTGAAGCCAAAGAAAACTTTGAACAGTTAACTACTTTAATTGCTAGTGGAGAGATTGCTTACTCTGCCGCTCAAGATACACTGAAAGAAATTGATGCAGCACTTATTACCATTAGTGCTGAACAGGATAAATTTGCTGAAGAATTACGTTCCTTGCGTAAAGACGAACTAGAAGCGCGTGATGATGCAGAACGTATGCGCCGAGCAATTATTACACTGGATCGCAAAATGGAACGAGAGCGTTTGCCAGGTCTTCCAGAAGAGTATTTGTCGCTTCGAGAGCATATGGGGGAATCCATCGATACGCTTGAGAAACGTTTAGAAGAAAAACCGCTAAACATGAAGGCAGTGAGCCAAGATTGGCGCATTGCAGAAGAAGATTTAATCCATTTAACTGAAAAAGCGGAAGAAATGATGGAAAATGTTCGCCTCGTGGAACATGTTATCCAATATGCGAATCGTTATCGTTTGCGCAATAAAGAACTCGCAGATGAACTCGTGCAAGCTGAGAACCATTTCTATTATGACTATCAGTATAAAAAAGCCTTAGAAATTGCTGTAACTGCACTAGAAAAAGTGGAAACAGGCGCATTTAAAAAAGTCGAGAAAGCCTACGCCTCTAAAGTAAGCGTCGATGACATTGAATAA
- the thiI gene encoding tRNA uracil 4-sulfurtransferase ThiI: MEFDRMLIRYGELSTKGKNRKQFVTKLAQNVKRAMTDLPEVRIHGERDRMYIILNGADYQLAEERLKPIFGIQSFSPAVRVNLDLEEVKAAALALVQDAHEENGTFKVAARRSHREFPLDSNEINQEIGAYVLQNIEDLTVNVKNPDVKLTIDVRKEGVFLSCRTILGAAGLPVGSSGRAMLMLSGGIDSPVAGYLAQKRGVEIEAVHFHSPPYTSEQAKQKAIDLAAKLAKYSGQVQMHIVPFTEIQEVIKQQIPESVIMTVTRRMMLRITDELRRKRNGLAIVNGESLGQVASQTLESMLAINAVTATPIIRPVVSMDKNEIIQIAQKIDTYNLSVQPFEDCCTIFTPPSPKTKPKLDKIEHYESFTDFDALIAKALDNIETISVNVAETAQVKDEFADLF; encoded by the coding sequence TTGGAATTTGATCGTATGTTAATTAGATACGGAGAGTTATCTACAAAAGGAAAAAACAGAAAACAATTTGTGACAAAGTTGGCGCAAAACGTTAAACGTGCAATGACAGATTTGCCAGAAGTTCGCATTCACGGAGAACGTGACCGAATGTATATTATTTTAAATGGAGCAGATTATCAGCTCGCTGAAGAACGGCTGAAACCGATTTTCGGGATTCAATCATTTAGCCCGGCGGTCCGCGTCAATTTAGATTTAGAGGAAGTAAAAGCTGCTGCACTTGCCTTAGTACAAGATGCGCATGAGGAGAATGGAACATTTAAAGTCGCAGCAAGACGTAGCCACCGCGAGTTTCCACTTGATTCTAATGAAATAAATCAAGAAATCGGGGCCTATGTCCTGCAAAATATAGAAGATTTAACCGTCAATGTGAAAAATCCAGATGTGAAACTAACCATTGATGTGCGCAAAGAAGGCGTATTCTTATCATGCCGGACGATTCTTGGGGCAGCAGGTCTGCCTGTAGGTTCATCGGGTCGTGCAATGTTAATGCTTTCAGGTGGTATCGATAGCCCAGTTGCTGGTTATTTAGCCCAAAAACGTGGCGTAGAAATTGAAGCAGTTCATTTCCACAGCCCACCGTATACAAGTGAACAAGCGAAACAAAAAGCGATTGATTTGGCTGCAAAATTGGCTAAATACAGCGGACAGGTACAAATGCACATCGTTCCATTTACAGAAATTCAAGAAGTGATTAAACAACAAATTCCAGAGAGCGTGATTATGACCGTAACTCGTCGAATGATGCTCCGAATTACAGATGAGCTGCGCCGCAAGAGAAATGGTTTAGCTATTGTTAATGGCGAGAGTTTAGGGCAAGTTGCCAGCCAAACATTAGAAAGTATGCTAGCGATTAACGCCGTAACAGCGACACCAATCATTCGTCCAGTCGTATCCATGGATAAAAATGAAATTATTCAAATCGCACAAAAGATTGATACGTATAACTTATCCGTGCAACCTTTTGAAGATTGCTGTACCATTTTCACGCCACCATCTCCAAAAACAAAGCCAAAACTAGATAAAATCGAGCATTACGAAAGCTTCACAGATTTCGATGCATTAATTGCAAAAGCTTTAGATAACATCGAGACTATTTCTGTAAATGTAGCGGAAACTGCGCAAGTGAAAGATGAGTTTGCTGATTTATTTTAA